From Bradyrhizobium sp. NDS-1, the proteins below share one genomic window:
- a CDS encoding branched-chain amino acid ABC transporter permease yields MFDLLPHLLNGLTLGLLFALIALGFMLIVGLMEQINLAHGSLFALGAYVAMQLTGPRPPLPADLAKVWLALPLGWRYAATLVIAPAIVSLVGMLIEFCMRRTYGKDPLYGLLLTFGAAMVIEELIRLVWGTRDYVLQVPSAINGGFLFGDLIWSTYRFYAACIAAGIIGLVWLLIEKTSFGATVKAGAHDSEIVRALGINLSRLRLLVFVFGTMLAAVAGIIVAPIWGIRPHMGVDAVIPAFLVIVLGGVGSFWGAVVAGLLVGLCVGLAGAYASEWSLLSMYILLVAVVTFRARGMWGKKSVLEA; encoded by the coding sequence TTGTTCGACCTTCTTCCGCATCTCCTCAACGGCTTGACGCTCGGCCTGTTGTTCGCGCTGATCGCACTCGGATTCATGCTCATCGTCGGGCTGATGGAGCAGATCAACCTTGCCCACGGTTCTCTGTTCGCGCTCGGCGCCTATGTCGCCATGCAGCTGACGGGACCGCGGCCGCCATTACCGGCCGATCTTGCCAAGGTGTGGCTCGCGCTCCCGCTCGGCTGGCGCTACGCAGCCACGCTGGTCATCGCGCCCGCGATCGTGAGCCTGGTCGGCATGCTGATCGAGTTCTGCATGCGTCGCACCTACGGCAAGGACCCGCTTTACGGACTGCTGCTGACCTTCGGCGCGGCGATGGTGATCGAGGAGCTGATCCGTCTGGTCTGGGGCACGCGCGACTATGTGCTACAGGTGCCGTCCGCCATCAATGGCGGTTTTCTGTTCGGCGATCTGATCTGGTCGACCTATCGCTTCTACGCCGCTTGCATCGCCGCCGGGATCATCGGCCTGGTCTGGCTGCTGATCGAAAAGACCTCGTTCGGCGCCACCGTCAAGGCCGGCGCGCATGACAGCGAGATCGTCCGCGCGCTCGGCATCAACCTGTCGCGATTGCGGTTGCTGGTCTTCGTGTTCGGCACGATGCTGGCCGCGGTCGCCGGCATCATCGTCGCGCCGATCTGGGGCATACGTCCGCACATGGGCGTCGATGCCGTCATCCCCGCATTCCTGGTGATCGTGCTCGGCGGCGTCGGCAGTTTCTGGGGTGCGGTCGTGGCCGGATTGCTGGTCGGGCTCTGTGTCGGGCTTGCCGGCGCCTACGCGTCCGAATGGTCGCTGTTGTCGATGTACATCCTGCTCGTTGCGGTCGTGACCTTCCGTGCGCGGGGCATGTGGGGCAAGAAAAGCGTGCTCGAGGCCTGA
- a CDS encoding ABC transporter ATP-binding protein: protein MILEVDGVDTFYGETQALFGASLAIAQAKVFALLGPNGAGKTTMLRSILGLTRPRRGAVRFDGRDVTHDPTHEIARAGIGWVPDDRRLCPTLSVARNLAIAQKRTRFRNWSVKEAAAIFSPLEYLMERDCENLSGGEMQMVAIARALVGSPGLVLFDEPSQGLAPKIVGDVLATILRMKGEGIASLVVEQNAEIALSVADHAAVIDRGRIVWTGEAAVLRDDRSLRQRLLGVQ, encoded by the coding sequence ATGATCCTCGAAGTGGACGGGGTCGATACCTTCTACGGCGAAACCCAGGCGCTGTTCGGGGCCTCACTCGCCATCGCGCAAGCCAAGGTGTTTGCGCTGCTCGGACCCAACGGCGCCGGCAAGACCACCATGCTGCGCTCGATCCTCGGATTGACCCGGCCGCGCCGCGGCGCCGTCCGCTTCGACGGGCGCGACGTGACGCACGATCCGACCCATGAGATCGCGCGCGCCGGTATCGGCTGGGTGCCGGACGATCGGCGGCTGTGTCCGACCTTGTCGGTGGCGCGCAATCTCGCGATTGCGCAGAAGCGTACGCGCTTTCGCAACTGGAGCGTCAAGGAGGCTGCTGCGATCTTCTCGCCGCTCGAATATCTCATGGAGCGCGATTGCGAGAACCTGTCGGGCGGCGAGATGCAGATGGTCGCCATTGCGCGAGCGCTGGTCGGATCGCCCGGGCTGGTGCTGTTCGATGAGCCGAGCCAGGGCCTGGCACCAAAGATCGTCGGCGACGTGCTTGCCACCATCTTGCGCATGAAGGGCGAGGGCATCGCCTCGCTTGTCGTGGAGCAGAATGCCGAGATCGCGCTGTCGGTCGCAGACCACGCCGCGGTGATCGACCGCGGCCGGATCGTCTGGACCGGCGAAGCCGCTGTCCTGCGCGATGATCGTTCCCTTCGGCAGCGCCTGCTGGGAGTACAATAA
- a CDS encoding adenylate/guanylate cyclase domain-containing protein — translation MTRRVQILAALILTALWGAGIYAAHAHGHLRFLDRLEATLTDWRTQIRGVQRPPDLVTIVAIDDTVVKRGGSYPLPRADLARVVDTIVQFKPKVVAIDLLLVDRSAAIGDATLANTLATGPMVLAAAAIFPSASETVEASSQGPLAVLPQAERFLLPLPAFADHAEVGVVNVATGQSGSPLSVPMLFRTRDKVELSFPLRVAARALDKSLTIAPDRLMLGDRAVPTDTDFALPITYYGPRRTIRTVSAQAIFDGTLKRDAIENRIVVIGASVAGGGDFYPTPFDSLMPGVEVVSTAITHLVAGDGIVRDYRVRIADAFAAILLPLLLVGSLAWRRSALGIMAAAAVMIAWAGLNTFAFTHGVWLNAATTLAAAVPPFAIFAGVQLWAGGRRTQYLAAKSRSLARFQAPAVQEWLARDPDFLSRPVRQNAAVVFIDLSGFTGLSEQTDPDAIQEVLKAFHALIDKTAADCGGTITGFLGDGAMILFGLPRAMPDDAASALKCSIDLHRGVERWIASLPPAIGDRLGFKIGAHFGEIVASRLGESHQHITATGDTVNVASRLMEVAAQNGARLALSDTLLDAADFHGAPDGVLSGPLLARVRGRSGVVTVWFWRDRGGPDQDAAKAEMIG, via the coding sequence GTGACTAGACGCGTTCAGATCCTGGCGGCACTCATCCTCACCGCGCTGTGGGGCGCAGGCATCTATGCCGCGCACGCCCACGGTCATCTGCGCTTTCTCGACCGCCTCGAAGCAACGCTGACGGATTGGCGGACCCAGATCCGCGGCGTACAGCGTCCGCCCGATCTCGTCACCATCGTCGCGATCGACGATACCGTGGTGAAGCGCGGCGGCAGCTATCCGCTGCCGCGCGCCGATCTCGCCCGTGTCGTCGACACCATCGTGCAGTTCAAGCCGAAGGTCGTCGCGATCGACCTGCTGCTGGTCGACCGCAGCGCCGCGATCGGAGATGCGACGCTGGCGAACACGCTCGCCACCGGCCCCATGGTGCTCGCCGCCGCGGCAATCTTTCCCAGCGCCAGCGAGACCGTCGAGGCCAGCAGCCAGGGCCCCCTCGCCGTGCTGCCGCAGGCCGAACGCTTCCTGCTGCCGTTGCCCGCGTTCGCCGACCACGCCGAGGTCGGCGTCGTCAACGTCGCGACAGGGCAGTCGGGCTCACCTCTTTCGGTGCCGATGCTGTTCCGGACCCGCGACAAGGTCGAGCTGTCGTTCCCGTTGCGCGTCGCGGCGCGCGCGCTCGACAAGTCGCTGACGATTGCACCGGATCGCCTCATGCTCGGTGACCGCGCCGTGCCGACCGATACCGATTTCGCACTGCCCATCACCTATTACGGTCCGAGACGCACCATCCGCACCGTCAGCGCACAGGCCATCTTCGACGGCACGCTCAAACGCGACGCGATCGAGAACCGGATCGTCGTGATCGGCGCCTCGGTCGCCGGCGGCGGCGACTTCTATCCCACACCCTTCGATTCCCTGATGCCCGGCGTCGAAGTGGTCTCGACTGCGATCACGCATCTCGTTGCCGGCGACGGCATCGTGCGCGATTACAGGGTTCGTATCGCCGACGCTTTTGCTGCGATCCTGCTGCCGCTCTTGCTGGTCGGCTCGCTGGCCTGGCGGCGCAGCGCGCTCGGCATCATGGCGGCAGCTGCGGTGATGATCGCCTGGGCCGGGCTCAATACGTTCGCGTTTACGCATGGCGTCTGGCTGAATGCAGCAACCACGCTTGCCGCCGCCGTGCCCCCGTTTGCGATCTTTGCCGGCGTACAGCTGTGGGCCGGAGGCCGCCGCACGCAATATCTCGCTGCCAAGAGCAGGTCGCTGGCCCGGTTCCAGGCGCCCGCGGTGCAGGAGTGGTTGGCGCGCGATCCGGATTTTCTGTCAAGACCCGTACGGCAGAACGCGGCCGTGGTCTTCATCGATCTCTCCGGCTTCACAGGCCTGAGCGAGCAGACCGACCCGGATGCGATCCAGGAGGTCCTGAAGGCATTTCATGCGCTGATCGACAAGACTGCGGCCGATTGTGGCGGCACGATCACCGGCTTTCTCGGCGACGGCGCCATGATCCTGTTCGGCCTGCCGCGAGCGATGCCCGATGACGCGGCAAGCGCGCTGAAATGTTCGATCGACCTGCATCGCGGCGTCGAACGCTGGATCGCGTCCTTGCCGCCAGCAATCGGCGATCGGCTCGGCTTCAAGATCGGCGCGCATTTCGGCGAGATCGTCGCCTCCCGCCTCGGCGAGAGTCACCAGCACATCACGGCGACGGGCGACACCGTCAACGTCGCGAGCCGGCTGATGGAGGTCGCCGCCCAGAACGGCGCACGGCTCGCGCTGAGCGATACGCTGCTCGATGCGGCCGACTTCCACGGGGCGCCTGACGGCGTTCTGTCAGGCCCCCTGCTCGCCCGCGTCCGCGGCCGTTCGGGCGTCGTGACGGTGTGGTTCTGGCGGGATCGGGGCGGGCCGGACCAGGATGCTGCAAAGGCCGAGATGATCGGCTGA
- a CDS encoding SDR family NAD(P)-dependent oxidoreductase: MAAHDGKILAGQVALLTGAGRGLGRAFAEKLAALGADVAIHGMRENGPAEYGEGTTLTAVAAEIGNQFGVRSRRVLGDLTKGEDIARVLAETEAALGPIDILVHNAGGDIAAAGGKPDPNDAVHIKEADVRAVLERNLLSTILTCQAVAKGMMERRRGRIVTLGSVAAFKGRTNGAIYAVSKAGVTHYTRCLADQLRPYDIAVNCIAPGDTRTGRFLGTRAVDPDRMVETGTLDRIATVDEVARVVEFFAGPMGAFVSGQVLRIDGGGQCWPG; the protein is encoded by the coding sequence ATGGCAGCACATGACGGGAAAATATTGGCGGGCCAGGTGGCGCTGCTGACCGGCGCTGGCCGCGGGCTCGGCCGCGCCTTCGCGGAGAAGCTCGCCGCGCTCGGCGCCGACGTCGCCATCCACGGCATGCGCGAGAACGGGCCGGCGGAATATGGCGAGGGCACGACGCTGACCGCCGTCGCCGCCGAGATCGGAAACCAATTCGGCGTCCGCAGCCGGCGCGTGCTCGGCGATCTCACCAAGGGCGAGGACATCGCGCGCGTGTTGGCCGAGACGGAAGCCGCGCTGGGCCCGATCGACATCCTCGTGCACAATGCCGGCGGCGACATCGCGGCCGCAGGCGGCAAACCCGATCCGAACGACGCCGTTCACATCAAGGAGGCCGATGTGCGCGCGGTGCTGGAGCGCAACCTGCTCTCGACCATCCTGACCTGCCAGGCGGTCGCAAAGGGAATGATGGAACGCCGGCGCGGCCGCATCGTCACGCTTGGGTCGGTCGCCGCCTTCAAGGGACGCACCAACGGCGCGATCTATGCAGTCTCGAAGGCCGGCGTGACGCATTACACGCGATGCCTGGCCGACCAGCTGCGCCCCTACGATATCGCCGTCAACTGCATCGCGCCCGGCGATACCCGCACCGGCCGCTTCCTCGGCACGCGCGCGGTGGACCCCGACAGGATGGTCGAGACCGGCACGCTCGACCGCATCGCGACCGTCGACGAGGTCGCACGCGTCGTCGAGTTCTTCGCAGGTCCCATGGGCGCCTTCGTCTCCGGCCAGGTGCTGCGGATCGACGGCGGCGGCCAGTGCTGGCCGGGCTGA
- a CDS encoding branched-chain amino acid ABC transporter permease, translated as MIVGSRSSSDAARLVTPTMLVLWLVLATVPLWITRIGLYPYLGIEILIWSLYALAFNLVLGTAGLPSFGHGAYFGIGAYAFGLCQFDIAANLWVCLAAAAAVAGLAGVLVALFISHRRGIYYAFMTIAFGQIFWTLAIKSHRITGGEDGLLKIKRLPADFGFVSFDLSDNVAFYYFVLAVFAVGTAALWRLVNSPYGRVIAAIKQSEVRAAHLGYNVWLYKASIFALSAAVSGFAGGLFAMAQLAAFPDVMSLHQSGYVVMMTLVGGGLVSFWGPVIGVFVFLTARDVIGALTNAWMLYFGLLFIAIVLFRPEGIAGALSAAVHRHSFNALRRRGTSAMRLLAGGGR; from the coding sequence ATGATTGTGGGATCAAGATCGTCATCCGATGCCGCGCGTCTCGTCACGCCGACGATGCTGGTGCTCTGGCTGGTGCTGGCAACGGTACCGCTCTGGATCACGCGGATCGGGCTCTATCCTTATCTGGGAATCGAAATCCTGATCTGGTCGCTCTATGCGCTGGCGTTCAACCTGGTGCTGGGCACGGCCGGGCTTCCGTCGTTCGGACATGGCGCCTATTTCGGCATCGGGGCCTATGCATTCGGGCTCTGCCAGTTCGATATCGCCGCCAACCTCTGGGTCTGTCTTGCCGCCGCGGCTGCGGTGGCCGGGCTTGCCGGAGTGCTGGTGGCTCTGTTCATCTCGCACCGGCGCGGCATCTACTATGCCTTCATGACAATCGCCTTCGGCCAGATCTTCTGGACGCTGGCGATCAAGTCGCACCGGATCACCGGCGGCGAGGACGGACTTCTCAAGATCAAGCGGCTGCCGGCCGATTTCGGCTTCGTGTCGTTCGACCTCAGCGACAACGTCGCCTTCTACTATTTCGTGCTCGCCGTCTTCGCGGTTGGAACGGCCGCATTGTGGCGGCTTGTGAACTCGCCCTATGGCCGCGTCATCGCAGCGATCAAGCAGAGCGAGGTTCGCGCCGCCCATCTCGGCTACAATGTGTGGCTCTACAAGGCATCAATCTTCGCGCTGTCGGCCGCCGTGTCGGGCTTTGCCGGTGGATTGTTCGCGATGGCGCAGCTCGCCGCCTTCCCTGATGTCATGAGCCTGCATCAATCCGGCTATGTCGTGATGATGACGCTGGTCGGCGGCGGGCTCGTCAGCTTCTGGGGCCCGGTGATTGGCGTGTTTGTCTTCCTTACCGCCCGCGACGTGATCGGTGCGTTGACCAATGCCTGGATGCTCTATTTCGGTCTGCTGTTCATCGCGATCGTCCTGTTCCGTCCCGAAGGAATTGCCGGCGCGCTCTCGGCCGCCGTGCACCGGCATTCGTTCAACGCGCTGCGGCGCCGCGGCACCTCGGCGATGCGGCTGTTGGCCGGAGGCGGGCGATGA
- a CDS encoding ABC transporter substrate-binding protein codes for MASVIGGTGSFFGPWKENHAWAQGAKPIKLGLTCDASGQYGNSGQDDFRGIKMAIDEFNAKGGVLGRQVTYITADTETTPATGSRVAERFITREDCTILIGALHSGVANAITQVASKYGVIYMNTNSSAPSEAGENCSRVKFVWDGNGTNFSKASVKNAVDSIGKNWMLLTNDYVWGHTTSAATRAQVEAAGGKIIDNLLVPQNTRDFTAYLLKIQQAKPDVVATAIGGDDIKALREQVAQLKLDGKPAWINNQQDWPDVWGAPDSLFGVFGTTWYHKLQLPGVADFVKKWQAANKDGPIPVPGNVSYNGYMSTRELLRAIERAGSTNNVKIIKELENLKVSATDRMQHFDAYMDPMTHQMQQTIYLARRNAKPADNTDLYEIIRWTEPKTAADDAAPGKCKLTPYEQVPTVDS; via the coding sequence ATGGCGAGCGTCATCGGCGGCACAGGCAGCTTCTTTGGTCCGTGGAAAGAGAATCACGCGTGGGCGCAAGGCGCAAAGCCGATCAAGCTCGGCCTGACCTGTGATGCCAGCGGTCAATACGGCAACAGCGGCCAGGATGATTTCCGCGGCATCAAGATGGCGATCGACGAGTTCAACGCCAAAGGCGGTGTGCTCGGCCGCCAGGTCACCTACATCACCGCGGATACCGAGACGACGCCGGCCACCGGCAGCCGCGTCGCCGAGCGCTTCATCACGCGCGAGGACTGCACCATCCTGATCGGCGCGCTGCATTCCGGCGTCGCCAACGCCATCACGCAGGTCGCCAGCAAATACGGCGTGATCTACATGAACACCAATTCCTCTGCACCGAGCGAGGCGGGCGAGAATTGCTCGCGCGTGAAATTCGTCTGGGACGGCAACGGCACCAATTTCTCCAAGGCGTCGGTTAAGAACGCGGTCGACTCCATCGGCAAGAACTGGATGTTGCTGACCAACGACTACGTGTGGGGCCACACCACGTCTGCCGCGACCAGGGCGCAGGTCGAAGCGGCGGGCGGGAAGATCATCGACAATCTCCTGGTGCCGCAGAACACGCGTGACTTCACCGCTTATCTGTTGAAGATCCAGCAAGCAAAACCCGACGTGGTTGCGACCGCGATCGGCGGCGACGACATCAAGGCATTGCGCGAACAGGTGGCGCAGCTCAAGCTCGACGGCAAGCCGGCCTGGATCAACAACCAGCAGGACTGGCCCGATGTCTGGGGCGCGCCCGACAGTCTGTTCGGCGTGTTCGGCACCACCTGGTATCACAAGCTACAGCTGCCCGGCGTCGCCGATTTCGTCAAGAAATGGCAGGCGGCCAACAAAGACGGCCCGATCCCGGTGCCGGGCAACGTCTCCTATAACGGCTACATGTCGACGCGCGAATTGCTCCGTGCGATCGAGCGGGCGGGGTCGACCAACAACGTCAAGATCATCAAGGAGCTCGAGAATCTCAAGGTCTCGGCGACCGATCGCATGCAGCATTTCGATGCCTACATGGATCCGATGACGCACCAGATGCAGCAGACGATCTATCTGGCGCGACGCAACGCGAAGCCGGCCGACAATACCGATCTGTACGAGATCATCCGCTGGACCGAGCCGAAAACGGCCGCCGATGACGCCGCACCCGGCAAGTGCAAGCTCACGCCCTACGAGCAGGTGCCGACCGTCGACTCCTAG
- a CDS encoding tlde1 domain-containing protein, with the protein MTTTNWLGAAAIGCVVMGAGWTIYSNVFGASVYPTVGSTGYDEPVIKRAPRVALREAGEAVREAFAVLPDRLQVAAPISREMFNERFAAAATQGVQSNAASAAPATEVAVAKDAPKQSVIAKVAEALKPAAPAKTADKAADKAKRTPDAQMQLASADPAQIVPAPEAKPKSIADRAKAAVMSITAPRQSMVEKLWGKREPSGGLLAYASADASITASIAPKEQNPMLGGSAPYDRDTAVYDITAKMVYLPDGTRLEAHSGLGANRDDPDSRRLRMRGVTPPHIYTLKPREALFHGVPALRLTPIGGESAIYGRDGLLAHTFMLGPNGDSNGCVSFKDYYAFLDAYRNKGIRKLAVLARVE; encoded by the coding sequence ATGACCACGACCAATTGGCTCGGCGCCGCGGCGATCGGCTGCGTCGTGATGGGCGCCGGCTGGACCATCTACAGCAACGTGTTCGGCGCCAGCGTCTATCCGACCGTCGGCAGCACCGGCTACGACGAGCCGGTGATCAAGCGCGCGCCCAGGGTCGCCCTGCGCGAGGCGGGCGAGGCCGTCAGGGAGGCCTTTGCGGTCTTGCCGGACCGGTTGCAGGTGGCCGCGCCGATCTCGCGCGAGATGTTCAACGAACGCTTTGCCGCGGCTGCGACGCAGGGCGTGCAATCGAACGCGGCCAGCGCCGCGCCAGCGACCGAGGTTGCTGTGGCCAAGGACGCGCCGAAGCAGAGCGTGATCGCGAAGGTCGCGGAAGCGCTGAAGCCGGCGGCTCCGGCCAAAACCGCTGACAAGGCCGCCGACAAGGCGAAGCGTACTCCGGATGCCCAGATGCAGCTCGCCTCGGCCGATCCGGCCCAGATCGTGCCGGCACCCGAGGCGAAGCCGAAGTCGATTGCAGATCGCGCCAAGGCAGCGGTGATGTCGATCACCGCGCCGCGGCAGTCGATGGTGGAAAAACTCTGGGGCAAGCGTGAGCCGTCCGGTGGGCTTCTGGCCTACGCCTCGGCCGATGCCAGCATCACCGCCTCCATCGCGCCGAAGGAGCAGAACCCGATGCTTGGCGGCTCGGCGCCTTATGATCGTGACACCGCGGTCTACGACATCACGGCCAAGATGGTGTATCTCCCCGACGGGACCAGGCTCGAGGCGCATTCGGGCCTCGGCGCCAACCGCGACGATCCGGATTCCCGCCGTCTGCGCATGCGCGGCGTGACTCCGCCGCACATCTATACGTTGAAGCCGCGCGAGGCGCTGTTCCACGGCGTGCCCGCGCTGCGCCTGACCCCGATCGGCGGCGAGAGCGCGATCTACGGCCGCGACGGCCTGCTCGCCCACACCTTCATGCTCGGGCCGAACGGCGATTCGAACGGCTGCGTGTCGTTCAAGGACTATTACGCGTTCCTCGACGCCTACCGTAACAAGGGCATTCGCAAGCTCGCCGTGCTGGCGCGGGTGGAGTGA
- a CDS encoding ABC transporter ATP-binding protein, translating to MSMIEAAGVHVRFGDRVVLESVDLAVAEGEFHGVMGPNGAGKTTFFNVLTGRVKPSRGRVLLGGEDVTGLSPHRIAAKGIARSFQIMTLFDEFSARDNVMLGLPEFRARGHDIARSAAGDSRFAAQASEALAAVGLVDRGDVRAKDLSYGDRRALEIAVALAQAPRVLCLDEPTSGLGSDGVQRLATLVARLKGKLTIVAIEHDMEFLFSLADRISVIHWGQVVARGTPHELQQNEWVRRSNLGKFA from the coding sequence ATGAGCATGATCGAGGCTGCAGGCGTGCACGTCCGATTCGGTGATCGCGTCGTGTTGGAAAGCGTCGATCTGGCGGTTGCCGAGGGCGAGTTTCACGGTGTGATGGGTCCGAACGGGGCGGGCAAGACCACCTTCTTCAACGTGCTCACAGGCAGGGTGAAGCCGAGTCGCGGCAGAGTGCTGCTCGGCGGCGAGGATGTCACGGGATTGAGCCCGCACCGCATTGCCGCCAAGGGCATCGCCCGCTCGTTCCAGATCATGACGCTGTTCGATGAATTCTCCGCCCGCGACAACGTCATGCTGGGCCTGCCCGAGTTTCGCGCCCGTGGCCACGATATCGCCCGTTCCGCAGCCGGCGATAGCCGGTTTGCAGCGCAGGCGTCCGAAGCGCTCGCCGCAGTGGGGCTTGTCGATAGGGGAGACGTCCGCGCCAAGGACCTCTCCTATGGCGACCGTCGCGCGCTGGAGATCGCGGTGGCCCTGGCGCAGGCGCCCCGCGTGCTGTGCCTGGACGAGCCGACCTCCGGCCTCGGCTCCGACGGCGTGCAGCGCCTCGCCACACTGGTCGCGCGCTTGAAGGGCAAGCTCACCATCGTCGCGATCGAGCATGACATGGAGTTTCTGTTCTCGCTCGCCGACCGCATCTCGGTCATCCATTGGGGCCAGGTGGTCGCGCGCGGCACCCCGCACGAGTTGCAACAGAACGAATGGGTCCGCCGCTCCAATCTCGGGAAGTTCGCATGA
- a CDS encoding FecR domain-containing protein has protein sequence MRRFARAGCFALAWPVLLMGYAAAQPANAGCTASVSAASTQTWRCNNGITIVAENGARFELKDANRDGHIDSVELSSKALLIEVPKKPRGNPFKVLTPQAIAAVRGTKWAVDAAEAKTSVFVADGRVGVSRRARGRGVVLGPGEGVDVEATGALTVKTWGQPRVDALMARLGQ, from the coding sequence ATGAGAAGGTTCGCGCGCGCCGGATGTTTCGCCCTGGCCTGGCCGGTTTTGTTGATGGGATATGCGGCGGCGCAGCCTGCCAATGCCGGCTGCACAGCGTCGGTTTCAGCCGCGAGCACGCAGACCTGGCGCTGCAACAACGGCATCACCATCGTTGCAGAAAACGGCGCCAGATTTGAACTTAAGGACGCCAACCGCGACGGACATATAGACTCCGTGGAGTTGAGCAGCAAAGCCCTGCTGATCGAGGTGCCCAAAAAACCCCGCGGCAATCCTTTCAAGGTGCTGACCCCGCAGGCGATTGCCGCGGTGCGCGGCACGAAGTGGGCCGTCGACGCCGCTGAGGCCAAGACCTCCGTCTTCGTCGCTGACGGCCGTGTCGGCGTCAGCCGCAGGGCTCGTGGGCGCGGCGTCGTTCTGGGCCCCGGCGAGGGCGTCGATGTGGAAGCCACCGGCGCGTTGACCGTCAAGACATGGGGGCAGCCGCGCGTCGATGCGCTGATGGCAAGGCTTGGTCAATAG
- a CDS encoding MurR/RpiR family transcriptional regulator, which produces MNKSQGAMSYDELRGAIAQRHRALSGRLQQIAEFVLDHPTDVALGTVAEVAQRSGVPPSAIVRFAHALGFGGFTEMQQVFRTRLVAGVAPSYKARLARMKSEEKSVLGRQPAAVLSRFVSEAQSSLVTLSQSVHARELDAATAILSKARDIYLLGLGGSFPVATHLAYVLRKLGRRVVLLDGTGGSIHEQSHAATVEDALVAISFRNYYPDTARLFPELVARGVPSISITDSLLSPIVEGAHVVFEIQDMPEPALRTLVAPMCLVQAMAIGLDLAAD; this is translated from the coding sequence ATGAACAAGTCACAAGGCGCAATGAGCTACGACGAGCTGCGCGGCGCCATTGCGCAGCGGCACCGGGCGCTTTCCGGCCGGTTGCAGCAGATCGCGGAGTTTGTGCTCGATCACCCGACGGACGTCGCGCTCGGCACGGTGGCGGAGGTCGCGCAGCGTTCGGGCGTGCCGCCCTCCGCGATCGTTCGCTTCGCCCACGCGCTCGGATTCGGTGGCTTCACCGAGATGCAGCAGGTGTTCCGCACGCGCCTCGTTGCCGGCGTTGCGCCGAGCTACAAGGCGCGGCTCGCCCGTATGAAGAGCGAGGAGAAATCGGTGCTCGGCCGCCAGCCGGCCGCGGTCTTGTCGCGCTTCGTCTCGGAGGCGCAATCGTCGCTGGTCACGCTGAGCCAGTCCGTCCATGCCCGCGAGCTCGACGCCGCAACCGCGATCTTATCGAAAGCGCGCGACATCTATCTGCTCGGCCTCGGGGGATCGTTTCCCGTTGCGACCCACCTCGCCTACGTGCTGCGCAAGCTCGGACGACGCGTCGTCCTGCTCGATGGCACCGGTGGCAGCATCCACGAGCAGTCGCATGCCGCAACCGTGGAGGACGCACTGGTCGCCATCAGCTTCCGGAATTACTATCCGGACACGGCGCGGCTGTTTCCCGAACTGGTCGCGCGCGGCGTCCCCTCCATCTCCATCACAGACAGCCTCTTGAGCCCGATCGTCGAAGGCGCGCATGTGGTGTTCGAGATCCAGGACATGCCCGAGCCGGCGCTGCGCACGCTGGTCGCGCCGATGTGTCTCGTGCAGGCGATGGCGATCGGCCTCGACCTCGCGGCCGACTAG
- a CDS encoding ATP-binding cassette domain-containing protein yields MAAPLLVLDDIRKVYTRGRIIRHPTFTLQANLSLDEPGIVGVVGPNGAGKTTLFEMMTGSNAPTSGRVLVAGTDIHGVKYRERDRLAIHYHQSYQVRRFRKRIPSALLAPSPTRTPLVHLFDEPQFNLQDGYIGFMLDFFRKLRDEGRLVVLCMHPTASWHLDILAEIAGQFLFVAGGGVTRMADFRSLTAEPRFRAYLGPEMTRAADAICHRST; encoded by the coding sequence GTGGCTGCACCGCTGCTCGTGCTCGATGATATCCGCAAGGTCTATACGAGGGGCCGCATCATCCGCCATCCGACGTTCACGCTTCAGGCAAACCTGTCGCTGGACGAGCCCGGCATCGTCGGTGTCGTCGGGCCGAACGGTGCCGGCAAGACCACCCTGTTTGAGATGATGACCGGCTCCAATGCGCCGACCTCGGGGCGCGTGCTGGTCGCGGGCACCGATATCCATGGGGTCAAGTATCGCGAGCGCGACCGGCTCGCGATTCACTATCACCAGTCCTATCAGGTCAGGCGCTTCCGCAAGCGCATTCCGTCCGCCTTGCTGGCGCCGTCGCCGACCCGGACGCCGCTGGTCCATCTGTTCGACGAACCGCAGTTCAACCTGCAGGACGGTTATATCGGCTTCATGCTCGACTTCTTCCGCAAGCTGCGAGACGAGGGCAGGCTGGTCGTCCTTTGCATGCATCCGACGGCGAGCTGGCACCTCGACATCCTTGCCGAGATCGCCGGGCAGTTCCTGTTCGTGGCCGGCGGCGGGGTAACGCGGATGGCCGACTTCCGCAGCCTCACCGCCGAACCGCGCTTCCGCGCCTATCTCGGACCTGAGATGACGCGCGCCGCGGATGCTATCTGTCACAGATCGACGTAA